A genomic region of Cannabis sativa cultivar Pink pepper isolate KNU-18-1 chromosome 1, ASM2916894v1, whole genome shotgun sequence contains the following coding sequences:
- the LOC115707347 gene encoding tonoplast dicarboxylate transporter isoform X2 yields MASTPVTVDHDDPKNPLLPVITDHPIQRPAESFQFSLQSILTPKNVFILLGPLLCAVICLCVKLDGPTSSRNMLAVLAWIFVWWMTEAVPMPITSMAPLFLFPLFGICSSDDVAHSYMDDVIALVLGSFILALAVEHYNIHRRLALNTTLIFCGDPVNPPLLLLGICGTTAFVSMWMHNVAAALLMMPVATGILQRFPTGSAQSPLVNKFCRAVVLGVIYSAAIGGISTLTGTGVNLILVGMWRSYFPEQNPISFNTWSFFAFPLALVIFFALWVILCCLYIRRGSSQALSAYLDRDHLKRELQLLGPMSFAEKVVLAVFSMLVVLWMTRRLTDDIPGWGALFNGRAGDGTVSVMMATLLFIIPNKKKPGEKLMDWNKCKKLPWNIILLLGAGFAIADGVKTSGLAEILSKALDFLEKAPYWGIAPAVCLISSLITEFMSNNATTTLVIPILIQIAKSMHVHPLLFMIPGSIGAQFSYLLPTSTPSNIVGFSTGHIEMVDMIKTGLPLKIVGIAVMSILMPTLGAYVFGTDRAI; encoded by the exons ATGGCAAGTACTCCAGTCACCGTTGATCATGATGACCCCAAAAACCCACTTCTGCCAGTGATTACTGACCATCCGATCCAACGCCCAGCTGAAAGCTTCCAATTCAGTCTCCAATCCATTCTAACACCCAAAAACGTGTTCATCCTTTTGGGGCCTTTATTGTGCGCGGTGATATGTCTATGCGTGAAGCTAGATGGCCCCACTAGTAGCCGAAACATGCTGGCTGTGCTGGCGTGGATCTTCGTTTGGTGGATGACCGAGGCTGTTCCCATGCCAATCACCTCAATGGCGCCACTCTTCCTTTTCCCTCTATTTGGAATCTGCTCCTCTGATGACGTGGCACACTCTTACATGGATGATGTTATCGCCCTTGTTCTCGGCAGTTTCATATTAGCTCTTGCAGTTGAGCATTATAACATTCACAGAAGATTAGCACTCAAC ACAACACTGATTTTTTGTGGTGACCCGGTAAACCCACCACTATTGTTGCTGGGCATATGTGGCACGACAGCATTCGTTAGCATGTGGATGCACAACGTGGCAGCTGCCCTGCTGATGATGCCCGTGGCCACGGGCATCCTCCAGCGCTTCCCGACGGGCTCCGCACAATCTCCCTTAGTCAACAAATTCTGCCGAGCTGTGGTTCTGGGAGTCATATACTCTGCTGCTATTGGAGGAATTAGCACCCTCACCGGTACAGGTGTCAATCTTATATTGGTTGGGATGTGGAGGAGCTATTTCCCTGAACAAAATCCCATTAGTTTCAACACGTGGTCCTTCTTTGCCTTTCCTTTAGCTCTGGTAATATTCTTTGCCTTGTGGGTCATACTTTGCTGTTTGTACATCCGGAGAGGTTCCAGCCAGGCCCTTTCTGCTTATTTGGACAGAGACCATTTGAAGAGAGAGCTCCAATTGTTGG GTCCGATGTCCTTTGCTGAGAAGGTGGTGTTAGCTGTATTCTCG ATGTTAGTAGTTTTATGGATGACAAGAAGATTAACAGACGACATTCCCGGTTGGGGTGCACTCTTCAACGGTCGAGCTGGGGATGGAACTGTCAGC GTAATGATGGCAACGTTGTTATTCATAATACCAAACAAGAAGAAACCAGGTGAGAAGTTAATGGACTGGAACAAATGCAAGAAGCTTCCTTGGAATATCATACTCTTATTAGGAGCTGGTTTTGCTATTGCGGACGGTGTCAAGACCAGTGGCCTTGCCGAGATATTATCTAAAGCCTTGGACTTTTTGGAGAAAGCTCCTTACTGGGGCATTGCCCCGGCTGTGTGCCTCATAAGTAGTCTCATCACTGAGTTCATGTCCAATAATGCCACCACCACGCTTGTTATACCTATCCTTATTCAGATAGCCAAAAGCATGCATGTTCACCCTTTACTTTTCATGATTCCGGGATCTATTGGGGCTCAGTTCTCCTACTTGCTTCCCACCAGTACACCTTCTAACATCGTTGGATTTTCAACTGGCCATATCGAAATGGTAGACATGATCAAGACTGGCTTGCCACTTAAGATTGTTGGAATTGCAGTCATGTCTATCTTAATGCCCACTCTTG GAGCTTATGTATTTGGAACTGACAGAGCAATTTAA
- the LOC115705075 gene encoding glycosyltransferase family 92 protein RCOM_0530710, translated as MGMGGKTLIIPITNKLLLIITSLFLFVLLSLHLSRHHILVTTHLDFPYTTTSKLNVAATPKYNAAAEEEENESQPILRNVSSPLHHHSVLLPEWEVLLIVPGPVNKETIDLFADYICLFQNNATSPATFSGALSNDRFAFKCSMPNSVRRLRPFLQPIMMTKSSEKESAAIVKMPELYRWNFLVYESFSTENDVVLFAKGINNRQWISRSPREFNCVFYHDSSKTVAFKTAVTSSAQEVFRCPHPNITAPFNSNDDYDDEDNGELKIKVSIEIISENNLVVPSVAYYGPRQIPQSKSKSELCASTMVYNAGKFLKEWVVYHSKIGVDKFILYDNDSNDNIKSVVEELNDEGFDVTTIFWVWPKSQEAGFSHSAIKSKDLCNWMMFVDVDEFIYSPSWFNFSKPSKSMLQSLLPTFSPSAEPNYIGQISIRCNEFGPSSQRSHPPEGVTQGYTCRRSVEQRHKSIVLLDAVNTSLLNAIHHFKMKDRYKTVTMSLNRAVVNHYKYQAWSEFQNKFRRRVSTYVVDWKEKANLASNDRTPGLGFEAVEPKAWDQKFCEVKDERLKLVTRKWFGSPTSDGYKLVWQT; from the coding sequence ATGGGTATGGGCGGGAAGACCTTAATCATCCCTATCACCAATAAGCTTCTACTAATCATaacctctctctttctcttcgtCTTACTCTCTCTTCATCTCTCTCGCCACCATATCTTAGTAACCACTCACCTTGATTTTCCCTATACTACCACCTCCAAACTCAACGTAGCCGCCACCCCCAAATACAACGCCGCCgccgaagaagaagaaaatgaatCTCAACCCATCCTTAGAAACGTCAGTTCACCGCTTCATCACCACTCCGTTCTCCTTCCTGAATGGGAGGTTTTGCTCATCGTCCCAGGCCCtgtcaataaagaaacaatcGATTTATTCGCAGATTACATCTGTCTATTCCAGAACAACGCCACCTCTCCGGCCACCTTTTCCGGAGCATTGTCCAACGATCGATTCGCTTTCAAGTGTTCTATGCCTAATAGTGTTCGACGTCTTCGTCCGTTCCTTCAGCCTATTATGATGACTAAGTCATCGGAGAAAGAGTCGGCGGCAATCGTTAAAATGCCGGAGCTTTATAGATGGAATTTTCTCGTTTACGAATCTTTTTCGACGGAAAACGATGTCGTTTTATTCGCTAAAGGGATTAATAATCGTCAATGGATTAGCCGTTCGCCTAGAGAGTTTAATTGCGTGTTTTATCACGACTCTTCGAAAACTGTGGCGTTTAAAACCGCCGTTACGAGCTCCGCACAAGAGGTTTTCAGATGCCCTCACCCGAACATAACGGCGCCGTTTAATTCTAACGACGATTACGATGATGAAGACAACGGTGAATTAAAAATCAAAGTCTCTATCGAAATCATCAGTGAGAATAATTTGGTGGTTCCTTCCGTAGCGTATTACGGGCCACGTCAGATTCCacagtcaaagtcaaagtctgAGTTGTGCGCGTCCACCATGGTGTATAATGCAGGTAAGTTTTTGAAAGAGTGGGTTGTGTACCATTCCAAAATTGGGGTGGACAAGTTTATATTATACGACAACGACAGTAATGATAATATTAAAAGCGTCGTTGAAGAGTTAAACGACGAAGGATTCGATGTAACGACAATATTTTGGGTTTGGCCTAAATCTCAAGAAGCAGGGTTCTCCCACAGCGCGATCAAGAGTAAGGATTTGTGCAATTGGATGATGTTCGTTGATGTGGATGAATTTATTTACTCACCATCATGGTTCAATTTCTCAAAACCATCTAAATCAATGTTACAATCTCTACTCCCAACATTCTCACCATCTGCTGAACCTAATTATATTGGTCAAATCTCTATTAGATGTAACGAATTCGGTCCATCCAGCCAACGGTCCCACCCACCAGAGGGTGTGACTCAAGGGTACACGTGTCGTAGATCTGTGGAGCAAAGACACAAGTCTATTGTGCTACTGGATGCAGTGAATACCTCCCTACTCAATGCAATTCACCATTTTAAAATGAAGGATCGGTACAAGACTGTGACAATGAGCCTCAACAGAGCTGTGGTGAACCACTACAAGTACCAAGCTTGGAGTGAGTTTCAGAACAAGTTTAGGAGAAGGGTTTCGACATACGTTGTTGATTGGAAGGAGAAGGCTAATCTAGCCTCTAATGATCGGACACCTGGGTTAGGGTTCGAGGCCGTTGAGCCAAAAGCTTGGGACCAAAAGTTTTGTGAGGTTAAGGATGAGAGGTTGAAATTGGTTACTAGAAAATGGTTTGGATCTCCAACATCAGATGGCTATAAATTGGTTTGGCAGACATGA
- the LOC115707345 gene encoding disease resistance RPP13-like protein 4, translating to MEVVIALIPVLTEELIKAARTESEFGSQLIQLENKLKQATELLDEKKSLKQEKGIVKETLIQLKGQVFDANDILTDCLMKKEPTQSCCFSFVRGNDPFFSLQESKKLKEINSHIQQHINTLGQYSGHLEKSRKSGCNDEEDYDPQQALSLKDKPAGIIGLEEDTRKLKNWIVNPTKPGFQIIAVVGMGGLGKTTLVQKVFDEIPKECSVIWLNVTRNFNKHRILKLMLKKLPDRIPSKLDSCNLMEELREALRKDDKVNYLIVMDDVWSMDNSWWHDLKSIFTFEDKNITIVITSRDREVVDSIGVEKDLIHQPNPLNNEDSWSLFTAWAFTDKGSNSSAKSSKVLEEIGKKIAEKCGGLPLSIKTIGSLLSTKTRVKTWTEVLEKFHKSPIKGNDEVIQSLRWSYSELDPHLQQCLLCLSIYPEDYVISAEQLIHWWVGEGFLQKKAMEDKKTVLELGYECLSKLASRCLIEVVDRRSYDDKVYSCKIHDMVRELLITIADEEEGFCSFNEKGIIQWRPDLYWLGLTDEMELTSFGANSKLRALFLTGSRRIDFSRNSGQLLSLRVLDLSAGCSSIDEKNVKNLLDWISTLKRLACLNLSELKGLIQLPSSICELLNLKLLVLNECTKLKRLSPSIANLRRLMVLHMGGCPLEYIPEGLKMLSELQELTGFRVVGQTKPKVCGLLELKILTQLRMLHIVLSNDEIQISNNDLKDILPQLKNLKVLDIDADQCRDDKVFKKINFLCPPESLRELYLRSFHRARLPNWVHPSTLKELQYLCIEDADITDFIPKFENDQCSAYKWGVLEGLCLKELKMLKLDWEDVKKAMPALKHWEVPRRYQITNYPDDVDQKVSAIPS from the coding sequence ATGGAGGTAGTAATTGCTCTTATTCCGGTGTTAACGGAGGAACTAATAAAGGCTGCAAGAACAGAAAGTGAATTTGGGAGTCAGTTAATTCAGttagaaaataaactaaaacAGGCCACTGAATTACTCGACGAGAAAAAAAGTCTGAAGCAGGAAAAAGGGATAGTCAAAGAAACTTTGATTCAATTAAAGGGACAGGTTTTTGATGCAAACGACATACTCACAGATTGCTTAATGAAAAAAGAACCCACGCAAAGTTGTTGTTTCAGTTTTGTCCGTGGAAATGATCCATTTTTTTCGCTTCAAGAATCCAAGAAATTGAAGGAGATCAATTCACATATACAACAACACATCAACACCTTGGGTCAGTACTCTGGACATTTAGAAAAATCGAGAAAGTCGGGTTGTAATGATGAAGAAGATTATGATCCCCAGCAAGCACTGTCCCTAAAGGACAAGCCAGCTGGTATTATTGGATTAGAAGAAGATACAAGGAAGCTAAAAAATTGGATCGTTAACCCAACAAAGCCAGGATTTCAAATCATTGCCGTGGTGGGCATGGGGGGTTTGGGGAAAACTACCCTTGTCCAGAAAGTCTTTGATGAAATCCCAAAAGAATGCAGTGTCATATGGTTGAATGTTACCAGGAATTTCAACAAGCACAGGATTTTGAAGCTGATGTTGAAAAAGTTACCAGATAGAATACCAAGCAAACTTGATAGTTGCAATTTGATGGAAGAACTTAGAGAAGCACTAAGAAAGGATGATAAAGTAAACTACCTAATTGTGATGGACGACGTGTGGAGTATGGACAACAGTTGGTGGCATGATTTGAAGTCCATTTTCACTTTCGAGGATAAAAATATCACCATCGTAATTACTAGCAGAGATAGAGAGGTTGTTGATAGCATTGGAGTGGAAAAGGATCTAATTCATCAGCCAAATCCTCTAAACAATGAAGACAGTTGGTCGTTATTCACCGCTTGGGCTTTTACTGATAAAGGATCTAATTCATCAGCCAAATCCTCTAAAGTTTTGGAGGAAATAGGCAAAAAGATTGCGGAAAAATGTGGAGGACTTCCACTATCAATCAAGACTATTGGATCCTTGCTTTCAACAAAGACTAGGGTCAAGACATGGACAGAGGTGTTGGAGAAGTTTCATAAGTCTCCAATCAAAGGGAATGATGAAGTTATCCAGTCTCTTCGATGGAGCTATAGTGAGTTGGATCCTCATCTTCAGCAATGTCTTTTGTGCTTGTCTATTTATCCTGAAGACTATGTGATAAGTGCAGAGCAGTTAATTCATTGGTGGGTTGGGGAAGGCTTTCTACAGAAGAAAGCAATGGAGGACAAGAAAACTGTATTGGAATTGGGCTATGAGTGTCTTTCGAAACTGGCCAGTAGGTGTTTGATCGAAGTTGTTGATCGTCGCAGCTACGATGACAAAGTTTATTCTTGCAAGATACATGATATGGTACGTGAGTTGCTTATAACAATTGcagatgaagaagaaggattTTGCTCCTTTAACGAGAAGGGTATCATACAGTGGAGACCAGATTTATATTGGTTAGGCCTCACAGATGAAATGGAATTAACTTCATTCGGAGCAAACTCGAAACTTCGAGCATTGTTTCTCACTGGAAGTCGTAGAATCGATTTCAGTAGAAACTCAGGACAGCTACTTTCTCTCAGGGTCTTGGATTTATCTGCTGGCTGCAGTTCTATAGACGAGAAAAATGTGAAGAATCTCTTGGATTGGATCAGTACCCTTAAACGCCTTGCTTGCTTGAATTTAAGTGAACTCAAAGGTTTGATCCAACTGCCATCTTCAATTTGTGAACTTCTGAATCTAAAACTCCTGGTATTGAATGAGTGTACCAAGTTAAAAAGGCTTTCTCCTTCCATAGCCAATTTGAGAAGGCTGATGGTGTTGCATATGGGAGGTTGTCCCCTCGAGTACATACCTGAGGGTTTAAAGATGTTATCTGAGCTTCAAGAGCTTACAGGGTTCAGAGTGGTTGGCCAGACAAAACCCAAGGTTTGCGGGCTTCTTGAGCTAAAAATATTAACCCAGCTGAGAATGCTACATATTGTTCTAAGCAATGATGAGATTCAAATCTCAAATAATGATCTAAAAGATATCCTTCCGCAGCTCAAGAATCTCAAGGTTCTTGATATTGATGCTGATCAATGCAGAGATGACAAAGtatttaaaaagataaattttcTGTGCCCTCCAGAAAGCCTGAGGGAGCTGTATCTTAGGAGCTTCCACAGAGCCAGGCTACCCAATTGGGTTCATCCTTCAACTCTCAAAGAGTTACAATATCTTTGTATTGAAGATGCAGACATCACAGACTTCATTCCTAAATTTGAAAATGACCAATGCTCAGCTTACAAATGGGGTGTACTTGAAGGTTTGTGTTTGAAGGAACTGAAGATGCTGAAATTGGATTGGGAGGATGTGAAGAAGGCCATGCCTGCACTAAAACACTGGGAGGTTCCTCGTCGTTATCAAATCACCAACTACCCTGATGATGTTGACCAAAAAGTATCTGCCATCCCAAGCTGA
- the LOC115707348 gene encoding F-box protein CPR1, which translates to MAYLPLEVITDILARLPVKSLLCLRCVCKPWRSLIDSLDFTHFHILKSVETKSNLRLILRKGFQLFTVDLDNPNEAVELPHPLMCYSNEIKILGLCNGLLCICNVAEDIALWNPSIKTHRLLPYLTAERVRDPALCLRGPRVYGLGYDAALDDYKLVRVSQYIGLNNLSFESEVKIYSLRTNEWKGIQDMPYALRYTKKMGVHVNGFLHWVVLRKLEMDENELVVALDVVGECYKEVPLPESFKNLFLLDLGVLDGCLCIVAVHEDMDIEVWLMKNYGVQESWTKLVNLKAYKLVRPLTSSKDGQDILFETDHDKLFMYNLKSQRVKDVNICGVPDSFEALVCVSSLASVNPSRRANGLSQEIEDRYRMRDNFLSEGFKLVL; encoded by the exons ATGGCCTATCTACCGCTGGAGGTAATAACCGACATACTCGCTCGTCTTCCTGTCAAGTCCCTCCTCTGTCTAAGGTGCGTTTGCAAACCATGGCGGTCCTTAATCGACAGCCTGGATTTCACTCATTTTCATATTTTGAAATCCGTAGAAACCAAATCCAATCTACGCCTAATTCTCAGAAAGGGTTTTCAGCTCTTCACCGTCGACCTCGATAATCCAAACGAGGCCGTCGAGCTTCCTCACCCGTTAATGTGTTACAGCAATGAAATCAAGATATTGGGTCTCTGCAACGGCTTGCTCTGTATCTGTAATGTGGCTGAGGATATAGCTCTTTGGAATCCATCAATTAAAACTCATCGGCTTTTGCCCTATTTGACCGCGGAGCGTGTTCGTGACCCGGCTCTGTGTCTGCGTGGCCCGAGAGTTTATGGGTTAGGTTACGACGCAGCTCTTGACGATTATAAGCTTGTGAGGGTTTCGCAGTATATTGGATTGAATAACCTGTCTTTTGAATCTGAGGTGAAGATATATAGTTTGAGAACGAATGAATGGAAGGGCATTCAAGATATGCCTTATGCACTTCGCTATACCAAGAAGATGGGTGTTCATGTCAATGGTTTCTTGCACTGGGTGGTGCTTCGGAAGCTAGAAATGGACGAAAATGAACTGGTTGTGGCTCTTGATGTTGTGGGAGAGTGTTACAAGGAAGTACCTTTGCCCGAGTCATTCAAGAATTTGTTTCTTCTGGATTTGGGGGTTTTAGATGGATGTCTCTGTATTGTGGCTGTTCATGAAGATATGGATATTGAGGTGTGGTTAATGAAAAACTATGGGGTCCAGGAATCTTGGACGAAGCTGGTTAATCTCAAGGCTTATAAACTTGTTAGGCCTTTGACTTCTTCCAAAGATGGCCAAGATATTCTGTTTGAAACTGACCACGATAAGCTTTTTATGTATAATTTGAAAAGTCAAAGAGTAAAAGATGTTAATATTTGTGGTGTGCCAGACTCCTTTGAGGCATTAGTTTGTGTCAGCAGCCTTGCTTCAGTCAATCCTAGTAGAAGGGCTAATGGCTTGAGCCAGGAAATAGAGGACCGATACAGAATGAG ggATAATTTTCTTTCTGAGGGTTTCAAGTTGGTGCTTTAG
- the LOC115704870 gene encoding F-box protein CPR1, whose product MTSLPSEIITDILVRLSVKDLLRYRSVSKPWCSLIDSPDFVKSHLKHSTDTYSNTGLIIRGYDLNWVDLHNLNSSEKLIHPLDLNGGMGADVLGSCNGLLALINIDDDIALWNPFTKRYRILPIAEIEFPTHGFTFCQYIIYGFGYDPINDDYKLIRLIQFYGKDHDSFDSEVKVYSLKAKTWRRIKDFPYYLRYKRVYGVLASNALHWVVSRKPESDVSNLIGAIDLVSEEYYVVPQPDYVDGDFHMNLNVLGDCLCLIANYTSNPTNEYWEYCKADRVDIWVMKEYGVKESWTKLYSVVQSDVMSSFSFVIPVAYLKNSGDQKILMNQNSKKFISYDLGRNKADDVMIPHVPDYYEVWVCLQSLVGLGGKDGEISAKKAEKRRKRRLKKELKRKKAEEAAKTKDKRDDFLSKGFKLVL is encoded by the exons ATGACGAGCCTCCCGTCGGAGATCATCACCGACATACTTGTCCGACTCTCCGTCAAGGATCTCCTTCGCTACAGGAGCGTATCCAAGCCATGGTGCTCCTTGATTGACAGCCCCGATTTCGTCAAAAGCCACCTCAAGCACTCCACCGATACCTATTCCAACACTGGCCTGATTATCAGAGGTTACGATCTCAACTGGGTTGACCTCCATAATCTTAACTCCTCTGAGAAACTTATTCATCCTCTCGATTTAAACGGCGGTATGGGTGCAGATGTCTTGGGATCATGCAATGGCTTACTTGCCCTAATTAATATCGATGACGATATTGCTTTGTGGAACCCATTCACTAAAAGGTACAGAATCTTACCCATTGCTGAGATTGAATTTCCGACCCACGGCTTTACTTTTTGTCAATATATCATTTACGGATTTGGGTATGACCCTATTAACGATGATTACAAGTTGATAAGGTTGATTCAGTTTTATGGAAAAGATCATGACTCTTTTGACTCTGAGGTTAAGGTTTATAGCCTCAAAGCCAAAACATGGAGAAGGATTAAGGACTTTCCTTATTACCTTCGATATAAGCGTGTGTATGGTGTTCTTGCTAGTAATGCTTTACACTGGGTTGTGTCCCGAAAGCCAGAATCTGATGTTTCCAACTTAATTGGGGCTATTGATCTTGTGAGTGAGGAATACTATGTGGTGCCTCAACCTGATTATGTGGATGGTGATTTTCACATGAATTTGAATGTCTTAGGAGATTGCCTTTGTCTGATTGCTAATTACACCTCTAACCCAACCAATGAATACTGGGAGTACTGCAAGGCCGATCGTGTTGACATATGGGTGATGAAAGAATATGGGGTGAAGGAGTCTTGGACTAAGTTGTATTCTGTGGTACAATCAGATGTGATGAGCTCTTTCAGTTTTGTGATCCCAGTTGCGTATTTGAAGAATAGTGGTGACCAGAAAATTCTGATGAATCAGAACTCCAAAAAGTTTATTTCATATGATTTGGGAAGGAATAAGGCTGATGATGTGATGATTCCTCATGTGCCTGACTACTATGAAGTGTGGGTGTGCTTGCAAAGCCTTGTTGGACTTGGTGGTAAGGATGGGGAAATTTCTGCTAAGAAGGCAGAGAAGCGTAGGAAGAGGAGGCTGAAAAAGGAGTTGAAGCGTAAGAAGGCAGAAGAAGCTGCTAAAACCAAGGACAAAAG GGATGATTTCCTGTCGAAGGGATTCAAACTGGTGCTTTAA
- the LOC115707347 gene encoding tonoplast dicarboxylate transporter isoform X1: protein MASTPVTVDHDDPKNPLLPVITDHPIQRPAESFQFSLQSILTPKNVFILLGPLLCAVICLCVKLDGPTSSRNMLAVLAWIFVWWMTEAVPMPITSMAPLFLFPLFGICSSDDVAHSYMDDVIALVLGSFILALAVEHYNIHRRLALNTTLIFCGDPVNPPLLLLGICGTTAFVSMWMHNVAAALLMMPVATGILQRFPTGSAQSPLVNKFCRAVVLGVIYSAAIGGISTLTGTGVNLILVGMWRSYFPEQNPISFNTWSFFAFPLALVIFFALWVILCCLYIRRGSSQALSAYLDRDHLKRELQLLGPMSFAEKVVLAVFSMLVVLWMTRRLTDDIPGWGALFNGRAGDGTVSVMMATLLFIIPNKKKPGEKLMDWNKCKKLPWNIILLLGAGFAIADGVKTSGLAEILSKALDFLEKAPYWGIAPAVCLISSLITEFMSNNATTTLVIPILIQIAKSMHVHPLLFMIPGSIGAQFSYLLPTSTPSNIVGFSTGHIEMVDMIKTGLPLKIVGIAVMSILMPTLGKQILFLFIYLLIS from the exons ATGGCAAGTACTCCAGTCACCGTTGATCATGATGACCCCAAAAACCCACTTCTGCCAGTGATTACTGACCATCCGATCCAACGCCCAGCTGAAAGCTTCCAATTCAGTCTCCAATCCATTCTAACACCCAAAAACGTGTTCATCCTTTTGGGGCCTTTATTGTGCGCGGTGATATGTCTATGCGTGAAGCTAGATGGCCCCACTAGTAGCCGAAACATGCTGGCTGTGCTGGCGTGGATCTTCGTTTGGTGGATGACCGAGGCTGTTCCCATGCCAATCACCTCAATGGCGCCACTCTTCCTTTTCCCTCTATTTGGAATCTGCTCCTCTGATGACGTGGCACACTCTTACATGGATGATGTTATCGCCCTTGTTCTCGGCAGTTTCATATTAGCTCTTGCAGTTGAGCATTATAACATTCACAGAAGATTAGCACTCAAC ACAACACTGATTTTTTGTGGTGACCCGGTAAACCCACCACTATTGTTGCTGGGCATATGTGGCACGACAGCATTCGTTAGCATGTGGATGCACAACGTGGCAGCTGCCCTGCTGATGATGCCCGTGGCCACGGGCATCCTCCAGCGCTTCCCGACGGGCTCCGCACAATCTCCCTTAGTCAACAAATTCTGCCGAGCTGTGGTTCTGGGAGTCATATACTCTGCTGCTATTGGAGGAATTAGCACCCTCACCGGTACAGGTGTCAATCTTATATTGGTTGGGATGTGGAGGAGCTATTTCCCTGAACAAAATCCCATTAGTTTCAACACGTGGTCCTTCTTTGCCTTTCCTTTAGCTCTGGTAATATTCTTTGCCTTGTGGGTCATACTTTGCTGTTTGTACATCCGGAGAGGTTCCAGCCAGGCCCTTTCTGCTTATTTGGACAGAGACCATTTGAAGAGAGAGCTCCAATTGTTGG GTCCGATGTCCTTTGCTGAGAAGGTGGTGTTAGCTGTATTCTCG ATGTTAGTAGTTTTATGGATGACAAGAAGATTAACAGACGACATTCCCGGTTGGGGTGCACTCTTCAACGGTCGAGCTGGGGATGGAACTGTCAGC GTAATGATGGCAACGTTGTTATTCATAATACCAAACAAGAAGAAACCAGGTGAGAAGTTAATGGACTGGAACAAATGCAAGAAGCTTCCTTGGAATATCATACTCTTATTAGGAGCTGGTTTTGCTATTGCGGACGGTGTCAAGACCAGTGGCCTTGCCGAGATATTATCTAAAGCCTTGGACTTTTTGGAGAAAGCTCCTTACTGGGGCATTGCCCCGGCTGTGTGCCTCATAAGTAGTCTCATCACTGAGTTCATGTCCAATAATGCCACCACCACGCTTGTTATACCTATCCTTATTCAGATAGCCAAAAGCATGCATGTTCACCCTTTACTTTTCATGATTCCGGGATCTATTGGGGCTCAGTTCTCCTACTTGCTTCCCACCAGTACACCTTCTAACATCGTTGGATTTTCAACTGGCCATATCGAAATGGTAGACATGATCAAGACTGGCTTGCCACTTAAGATTGTTGGAATTGCAGTCATGTCTATCTTAATGCCCACTCTTGGTAAGCAAATACTCTTCTTATTCATATATTTACTCATATCTTAA